One window from the genome of Glycine soja cultivar W05 chromosome 12, ASM419377v2, whole genome shotgun sequence encodes:
- the LOC114379098 gene encoding glutamate receptor 3.7-like isoform X1 yields the protein MKKFMFLQLVTWIWICGVAHSRRPGSVNIGAVFAFDTVIGRAAKTAMEMAISDVNEDPTVLKGTKLNLIMKDAMCNAFLGSIGAFQVLEKGVAAIIGPQSSAVAHTVSQIADALQVPLVSYAATDPTLSSLQFPFFIRTTQSDLAQMTAMADLIDFHGWKEVIVVFLDDDYGRNGVSALRDELEKRRLRISYKLPLSIKFDLDEFTNLLNQSKVFGPRVYVVHVNPDPRLRIFSIAHNLQMMAKDYVWLVTDWLSATLDSLSPVNQTSFSVLHGVVGLRQHIPDSSKKKAFVSRWIEMQKEGLANTSLNSYGIYAYDTVWAVARAIDIFIKVHNTITFSFPDNYNLSHMVGIGIQLDKLKIFAGGSDLVDILLQSNFTGVSGQLHFNSDRSIVSGGYDIINVNQMGIKGVGFWSNNSGFSVVPHTALKKRKYNRFSQDQKLGNITWPGGITDRPRGWVIADNTKPLRIGVPKRASFVEFVTELPDSHQIQGYCIDVFKKALEFIPYEVPFVFKPFGNGKANPNYDALVKMVDENVYDAVVGDIAIVTNRTMIVDFSQPFASSSLVIVAPINKARSNAWVFLQPFTADMWCATAASFLVVGVVIWILEHRVNNDFRGPPKKQIVTMLMFSLSTLFKKNQEDTVSSLSKMVMIVWLFLLMVITASYTASLTSILTVEQLSSPITGIDSLIASNWPIGYQVGSFAYNYLTDNLYVSKSRLIPLGSPEEYATALQKGPSGGGVAAIIDELPYVELFLSNETDFGIIGQPFARSSWGFAFQRESPLAYDMSTAILKLSENGDLRKIHEKWFCKMGCAEDRTSNSKPDQLHLISFWGLYLSCGIVLLVALALFLLLMIRQYARFKQRQKDVASSSTEPSGIHCSQVVVNFFNFIDEKEEAIKKMFTQCDNHHNPN from the exons CTTTTCAGGTACTTGAGAAAGGGGTTGCAGCCATAATTGGTCCACAGTCATCTGCCGTAGCTCACACGGTTTCTCAAATTGCTGATGCTCTCCAAGTTCCTCTTGTTTCATATGCTGCCACCGATCCAACCCTGTCCTCCCTCCAGTTTCCATTCTTCATTCGAACTACACAAAGTGACTTGGCACAAATGACTGCAATGGCTGATCTAATTGACTTTCATGGATGGAAAGAGGTCATTGTTGTATTCTTGGATGATGATTATGGAAGAAATGGAGTATCTGCTTTGAGAGATGAGCTTGAAAAAAGGAGATTGAGAATTTCTTATAAATTGCCTTTAAGTATTAAGTTTGATTTGGATGAATTCACTAACTTGCTCAATCAATCCAAAGTGTTTGGTCCTCGTGTGTATGTTGTTCATGTCAACCCTGATCCGAGATTGAGAATTTTTTCCATTGCCCATAATCTTCAAATGATGGCCAAGGATTATGTCTGGCTTGTCACGGATTGGCTCTCAGCTACACTAGATTCATTATCTCCTGTGAATCAGACCTCTTTCAGTGTTCTCCATGGGGTTGTTGGTCTTCGTCAACACATTCCAGATTCCAGCAAAAAGAAAGCTTTTGTTTCTCGATGGATAGAAATGCAAAAAGAAGGATTAGCAAATACTAGTTTGAACTCTTATGGAATTTATGCTTATGACACAGTTTGGGCAGTTGCACGTGCAATTGATATATTCATCAAAGTACACAATACTATTACCTTCTCGTTTCCTGATAACTATAACTTATCTCATATGGTAGGAATTGGTATTCAGCTTGACAAGCTCAAAATCTTTGCTGGTGGATCTGATCTTGTCGACATATTATTACAATCAAATTTTACTGGTGTGAGTGGCCAACTTCATTTTAATTCTGACAGAAGTATTGTAAGTGGTGGTTATGATATTATAAATGTCAATCAGATGGGAATTAAAGGTGTTGGTTTTTGGTCTAATAATTCAGGATTTTCAGTTGTACCCCATACAGCTCTTAAAAAACGGAAATATAACAGGTTTTCCCAAGATCAGAAGCTTGGAAATATTACTTGGCCCGGTGGAATTACCGATCGACCTCGTGGCTGGGTGATTGCTGATAATACCAAGCCACTGAGAATTGGAGTGCCAAAAAGAGCAAGTTTTGTTGAATTCGTAACTGAACTGCCAGATAGTCATCAAATTCAGGGGTACTGCATCGATGTCTTCAAGAAAGCCCTAGAATTTATCCCATATGAAGTTCCTTTTGTATTCAAGCCTTTTGGGAACGGTAAAGCAAATCCCAATTATGATGCACTTGTGAAAATGGTTGATGAAAAT GTATATGATGCAGTTGTTGGAGACATTGCAATTGTGACAAATCGTACAATGATTGTGGATTTTTCTCAGCCTTTTGCATCCTCTAGCCTTGTCATAGTGGCTCCTATCAACAAAGCAAGATCAAATGCTTGGGTGTTCCTCCAACCATTTACGGCAGATATGTGGTGTGCCACTGCTGCATCATTTTTGGTGGTTGGAGTTGTTATATGGATTCTTGAGCACCGAGTCAATAATGACTTCCGTGGTCCTCCTAAGAAGCAAATTGTGACAATGTTAAT GTTCAGCCTCTCAACATTGTTTAAGAAAAATC AGGAAGACACCGTAAGCTCACTTTCTAAAATGGTGATGATAGTCTGGCTTTTTCTATTGATGGTGATCACGGCTAGCTATACAGCGAGCTTGACTTCAATTCTTACAGTGGAGCAGCTTTCATCGCCCATCACTGGAATTGATAGCTTGATTGCAAGTAACTGGCCTATCGGATACCAAGTAGGATCATTTGCTTACAACTATCTGACAGATAATCTTTATGTATCAAAATCAAGACTTATTCCCCTAGGCTCCCCCGAGGAATATGCTACAGCACTTCAGAAGGGGCCATCTGGTGGAGGGGTGGCAGCTATCATTGATGAGCTTCCATATGTTGAGTTATTTCTGTCAAATGAAACTGATTTTGGTATTATTGGACAGCCATTCGCCAGAAGCAGTTGGGGATTT GCTTTTCAGAGAGAGTCTCCTCTTGCCTATGACATGTCTACAGCAATTTTGAAACTCTCTGAGAATGGAGATCTCCGTAAGATACATGAGAAGTGGTTCTGTAAAATGGGTTGTGCTGAAGATAGGACAAGCAACTCCAAGCCTGACCAGCTTCACTTGATTAGCTTTTGGGGTCTGTATCTCTCATGCGGTATTGTCTTGCTTGTTGCACTTGCACTGTTTCTGCTGCTAATGATTCGCCAATATGCCCGCTTCAAACAAAGACAAAAAGATGTTGCTTCTTCATCCACAGAACCATCGGGCATTCATTGTTCCCAGGTTGTTGTTAACTTCTTTAACTTCATTGATGAGAAGGAAGAGGCCATCAAGAAAATGTTCACTCAATGTGACAATCATCACAACCCCAACTGA
- the LOC114379098 gene encoding glutamate receptor 3.7-like isoform X2 — protein sequence MPCAMPFWDQLEVLEKGVAAIIGPQSSAVAHTVSQIADALQVPLVSYAATDPTLSSLQFPFFIRTTQSDLAQMTAMADLIDFHGWKEVIVVFLDDDYGRNGVSALRDELEKRRLRISYKLPLSIKFDLDEFTNLLNQSKVFGPRVYVVHVNPDPRLRIFSIAHNLQMMAKDYVWLVTDWLSATLDSLSPVNQTSFSVLHGVVGLRQHIPDSSKKKAFVSRWIEMQKEGLANTSLNSYGIYAYDTVWAVARAIDIFIKVHNTITFSFPDNYNLSHMVGIGIQLDKLKIFAGGSDLVDILLQSNFTGVSGQLHFNSDRSIVSGGYDIINVNQMGIKGVGFWSNNSGFSVVPHTALKKRKYNRFSQDQKLGNITWPGGITDRPRGWVIADNTKPLRIGVPKRASFVEFVTELPDSHQIQGYCIDVFKKALEFIPYEVPFVFKPFGNGKANPNYDALVKMVDENVYDAVVGDIAIVTNRTMIVDFSQPFASSSLVIVAPINKARSNAWVFLQPFTADMWCATAASFLVVGVVIWILEHRVNNDFRGPPKKQIVTMLMFSLSTLFKKNQEDTVSSLSKMVMIVWLFLLMVITASYTASLTSILTVEQLSSPITGIDSLIASNWPIGYQVGSFAYNYLTDNLYVSKSRLIPLGSPEEYATALQKGPSGGGVAAIIDELPYVELFLSNETDFGIIGQPFARSSWGFAFQRESPLAYDMSTAILKLSENGDLRKIHEKWFCKMGCAEDRTSNSKPDQLHLISFWGLYLSCGIVLLVALALFLLLMIRQYARFKQRQKDVASSSTEPSGIHCSQVVVNFFNFIDEKEEAIKKMFTQCDNHHNPN from the exons GTACTTGAGAAAGGGGTTGCAGCCATAATTGGTCCACAGTCATCTGCCGTAGCTCACACGGTTTCTCAAATTGCTGATGCTCTCCAAGTTCCTCTTGTTTCATATGCTGCCACCGATCCAACCCTGTCCTCCCTCCAGTTTCCATTCTTCATTCGAACTACACAAAGTGACTTGGCACAAATGACTGCAATGGCTGATCTAATTGACTTTCATGGATGGAAAGAGGTCATTGTTGTATTCTTGGATGATGATTATGGAAGAAATGGAGTATCTGCTTTGAGAGATGAGCTTGAAAAAAGGAGATTGAGAATTTCTTATAAATTGCCTTTAAGTATTAAGTTTGATTTGGATGAATTCACTAACTTGCTCAATCAATCCAAAGTGTTTGGTCCTCGTGTGTATGTTGTTCATGTCAACCCTGATCCGAGATTGAGAATTTTTTCCATTGCCCATAATCTTCAAATGATGGCCAAGGATTATGTCTGGCTTGTCACGGATTGGCTCTCAGCTACACTAGATTCATTATCTCCTGTGAATCAGACCTCTTTCAGTGTTCTCCATGGGGTTGTTGGTCTTCGTCAACACATTCCAGATTCCAGCAAAAAGAAAGCTTTTGTTTCTCGATGGATAGAAATGCAAAAAGAAGGATTAGCAAATACTAGTTTGAACTCTTATGGAATTTATGCTTATGACACAGTTTGGGCAGTTGCACGTGCAATTGATATATTCATCAAAGTACACAATACTATTACCTTCTCGTTTCCTGATAACTATAACTTATCTCATATGGTAGGAATTGGTATTCAGCTTGACAAGCTCAAAATCTTTGCTGGTGGATCTGATCTTGTCGACATATTATTACAATCAAATTTTACTGGTGTGAGTGGCCAACTTCATTTTAATTCTGACAGAAGTATTGTAAGTGGTGGTTATGATATTATAAATGTCAATCAGATGGGAATTAAAGGTGTTGGTTTTTGGTCTAATAATTCAGGATTTTCAGTTGTACCCCATACAGCTCTTAAAAAACGGAAATATAACAGGTTTTCCCAAGATCAGAAGCTTGGAAATATTACTTGGCCCGGTGGAATTACCGATCGACCTCGTGGCTGGGTGATTGCTGATAATACCAAGCCACTGAGAATTGGAGTGCCAAAAAGAGCAAGTTTTGTTGAATTCGTAACTGAACTGCCAGATAGTCATCAAATTCAGGGGTACTGCATCGATGTCTTCAAGAAAGCCCTAGAATTTATCCCATATGAAGTTCCTTTTGTATTCAAGCCTTTTGGGAACGGTAAAGCAAATCCCAATTATGATGCACTTGTGAAAATGGTTGATGAAAAT GTATATGATGCAGTTGTTGGAGACATTGCAATTGTGACAAATCGTACAATGATTGTGGATTTTTCTCAGCCTTTTGCATCCTCTAGCCTTGTCATAGTGGCTCCTATCAACAAAGCAAGATCAAATGCTTGGGTGTTCCTCCAACCATTTACGGCAGATATGTGGTGTGCCACTGCTGCATCATTTTTGGTGGTTGGAGTTGTTATATGGATTCTTGAGCACCGAGTCAATAATGACTTCCGTGGTCCTCCTAAGAAGCAAATTGTGACAATGTTAAT GTTCAGCCTCTCAACATTGTTTAAGAAAAATC AGGAAGACACCGTAAGCTCACTTTCTAAAATGGTGATGATAGTCTGGCTTTTTCTATTGATGGTGATCACGGCTAGCTATACAGCGAGCTTGACTTCAATTCTTACAGTGGAGCAGCTTTCATCGCCCATCACTGGAATTGATAGCTTGATTGCAAGTAACTGGCCTATCGGATACCAAGTAGGATCATTTGCTTACAACTATCTGACAGATAATCTTTATGTATCAAAATCAAGACTTATTCCCCTAGGCTCCCCCGAGGAATATGCTACAGCACTTCAGAAGGGGCCATCTGGTGGAGGGGTGGCAGCTATCATTGATGAGCTTCCATATGTTGAGTTATTTCTGTCAAATGAAACTGATTTTGGTATTATTGGACAGCCATTCGCCAGAAGCAGTTGGGGATTT GCTTTTCAGAGAGAGTCTCCTCTTGCCTATGACATGTCTACAGCAATTTTGAAACTCTCTGAGAATGGAGATCTCCGTAAGATACATGAGAAGTGGTTCTGTAAAATGGGTTGTGCTGAAGATAGGACAAGCAACTCCAAGCCTGACCAGCTTCACTTGATTAGCTTTTGGGGTCTGTATCTCTCATGCGGTATTGTCTTGCTTGTTGCACTTGCACTGTTTCTGCTGCTAATGATTCGCCAATATGCCCGCTTCAAACAAAGACAAAAAGATGTTGCTTCTTCATCCACAGAACCATCGGGCATTCATTGTTCCCAGGTTGTTGTTAACTTCTTTAACTTCATTGATGAGAAGGAAGAGGCCATCAAGAAAATGTTCACTCAATGTGACAATCATCACAACCCCAACTGA